One Camelus bactrianus isolate YW-2024 breed Bactrian camel chromosome 14, ASM4877302v1, whole genome shotgun sequence genomic region harbors:
- the ABHD13 gene encoding protein ABHD13, with protein sequence MEKSWTLWNFVERWLIALASWSWALCRISLLPLIVTFHLYGGIILLLLIFISIAGILYKFQDVLLYFPEQPSSSRLYVPMPTGIPHENVFIRTKDGVRLNLILIRYTGDSSPYSPTIIYFHGNAGNIGHRLPNALLMLVNLKVNLLLVDYRGYGKSDGEASEEGLCLDSEAVLDYVMARPDLDKTKIFLFGRSLGGAVAIHLASENSHRISAIMVENTFLSIPHMASTLFSFFPMRYLPLWCYKNKFLSYRKISQCRMPSLFISGLSDQLIPPVMMKQLYELSPSRTKRLAIFPDGTHNDTWQCQGYFTALEQFIKEVIKSHSPEEIAKTSSNVTII encoded by the coding sequence ATGGAAAAGTCCTGGACGCTGTGGAACTTTGTTGAAAGATGGCTAATAGCCTTGGCTTCATGGTCTTGGGCTCTCTGCCGCATTTCACTTTTACCTTTAATAGTGACTTTTCACCTGTATGGAGGCATTATCTTACTTCTGTTAATATTCATATCAATAGCAGGCATTCTGTATAAATTCCAGGACGTGTTGCTCTACTTCCCAGAACAGCCGTCGTCTTCACGCCTTTATGTTCCCATGCCCACTGGTATTCCACATGAAAACGTTTTCATCAGAACCAAAGACGGAGTGCGTCTGAATCTCATTTTGATAAGATACACTGGAGACAGTTCGCCCTATTCCCCAACGATAATTTATTTTCATGGGAATGCAGGCAACATAGGTCACAGGCTACCAAATGCGCTGCTCATGCTGGTCAACCTCAAAGTTAACCTTCTGCTTGTTGATTACCGAGGCTATGGGAAGAGCGACGGAGAAGCGAGCGAGGAGGGGCTGTGCTTAGACTCCGAGGCTGTGCTGGACTACGTGATGGCCAGGCCCGACCTcgacaaaacaaaaatttttctttttggccGTTCCTTGGGAGGAGCAGTGGCTATTCATTTGGCTTCTGAAAATTCACATAGGATTTCAGCCATTATGGTGGAGaacacatttttaagtatacCACATATGGCCAgcactttattttcattcttcccAATGCGTTACCTTCCTTTATGGtgctacaaaaataaatttttgtccTACAGAAAAATCTCTCAGTGCAGAATGCCTTCTCTTTTCATCTCTGGACTCTCCGACCAATTAATTCCACCAGTAATGATGAAGCAGCTTTATGAACTCTCCCCCTCTCGGACTAAGAGATTAGCCATTTTTCCTGATGGAACTCATAATGATACGTGGCAGTGCCAGGGTTACTTCACTGCCCTTGAACAGTTCATCAAAGAAGTAATAAAGAGTCATTCTCCTGAAGAAATAGCAAAAACTTCATCTAATGTAACAATtatataa